ggaaaaaaaaaataagacacagaaaaaacagatttttataagttTTATGTAGTTTTTACACATACCTATGTACTAAATATGAACTAGTTGGTAACAAGGGGTAGTGTGAAAAAGAGGGAGCTTTTAAAGTTCTATGTACAACTTTAAGTGAAGTTGGTGTCTTAGTaaaaacaagaaaagaagaaaaaatataaggaaagaaagaaacaGCTTCATTGTCATATCAAAACTGAACCCTTTTAGTTATTCTTGAAAAGGTAAACCCATTTTTCCATCAATCAAATCTTTAATCTTTTGTCACTCCCTTcccatttttttttcaaattttctctctctctctttctcttagTTCTCTGCTCCATTGTTGTGTATTGCTAATATTGAACTCACTTTCCTCTATGTGACTTCTTGATCCATGTCCAAGTAAGTAATAGTATGTGTTTGTTATATGTATatacattttaaaatatttttttgggtaGTTGATGTGTTTGAATATTCAGACTTATAGTTTATATTATTTTGACAGGTTCAAGAAGATATATTGATTGTGGTTGCCACTTAGATTTCTATTTTATTTGGATTAAGATTGGTTCAAAAGAATGCCCTTTTGGGTTGATTGAGGTGAAAAGATTGAATCTTTGGTGCTCTTTTTGGTTGATTGAAGTGAAAAAGATTGAATCTTTGGACACCATTATTGATGACTGTGGTTCAAGTAAGTATGTTGGATCTGAGTTCTTGTAAAATTAGAGGCTTGGATTATTGAATTGGCAAATTGGTTTGTTTTAAGAAATTACTTTGTGGTTTTAAATTCTTCGCCAGATCTAATGCTGCAGATTTAGAAAGGCTCTTTGTTTCCTCTCTAGGTTTTGCTGTTCTAGTACAGCATTGATTATCTTTCTTTGATTGCTAAATAAGGATTCTTGAGCCAAATGACAAAACAGTATAAGTCATTAATGCTTTTACGTTAATCTAGATATGGCATTATTTTAACTAATTCCCTATTTTCAGTATGGTATCCTGCATTTCTTTTGTGTTATATGTAGAGATTCTTCATTTGAAAAAATAAAGCAATCTTCATTTGGAAAACCTACTTTAAAAATTATGCAGACCTTTGTGCTTGTGGCTGCATATAGTTAGCAGTTTTACACGAGGAGATTGTCCCTTCACTGACATTTTGATATTTTCCAATTTCAGAGGTTATTTGTTATCCTGGAATCCCTGAATTTTCTTGTGTATGGGAGTGAGTGGTAGCTTTAAATATGGATCTCCGGGATGAAAGCTCCAGATTTGGCTCATTACCAAGCACGGCGTCAAGAAACTTATCTTCGTCATCTTCAACCTTCTTTTCTGCGAACCAGTCGCCCTTCTTCTCTCCCAAGTCACCCAAGTCCCTGATATCAACATATTCGGATAATCAATTTCGTGATAGCGATGTTACTTCTGGTGCCTTAGATACTAGTTTGGGCATTCCGGGTCCAGAATCATTTGCAAATGCCAGGTTGTCGGATGCTTATCCCGTTGCGTTAGCTAGTGCAGTTAATGATCTTCAGAAGTTGGATTTTGCGTCTTCTTCGACGTCAATTTCTAAGAGCACTATAGCGAGTTATAACATTGGCCCAGAACATGAATATTTGCGACCTAGAGGCAAGCAGAAAAAGAGTGGGAGAACACAGGAAACTTGTGTTACTCCAACATCAACTTCCTCCTTATCCAACAGAGTGAGGAGCTGTGATGTGTACATTGGTTTTCATGGCCGCAAACCTTTACTGCTCAGATTCATGAATTGGCTCCGTGCTGAGTTAGAAATCCAAGGGCTAAGTTGCTTCGTTACTGACAGAGCAAGGTGCCGAAATTCCAGAAAACATGGCATGGTTGAGAGAGTAATGGATGCTTGTACATACGGAGTTGTGATCTTAACAAAGAAATCGTTCAGGAATCCATATACCATAGAGGAGCTGCGCTTCTTCTCTAGCAAAAAGAATTTGGTGCCTGTGTACTTCGATTTGCGTCCAGAGGATTGCCTTGTTCGAGATATAATTGAGAGAAGAGGAGAGCACTGGGAAAAACATGGTGGTGAACTTTGGCTTCTATATGGGGGATTGGAGAAGGAGTGGAGAGATGCCGTCAATGGTCTTTTGCGTGTCGATGAATGGAAACTAGAGGCTCATGATGGCAGGTGGAGGGAATGCATATTGAGGGCTGTAACCCTATTGGCATTAAGGTTAGGGAGGCGAAGTGTTGTGGACAGACTGTCCAAATGGAGGGAGAAGGCAGAAAAGGAGGAGTTTCCTTTCCCTCGAAATGAAAATTTTGTTGGTAGAAAGAAGGAGCTGTCCGAGCTCGAGTTTCGGCTTTTTGGTGATGTTAGCGGGGATGCAGAGAAAGACTATATTGAACTAAAGGCTAGACCCAAGCGGAAGAACGTGACAATTAGTTGGAGTCGGAGCAACTCGATCAATGAAAGACGATTTGAGCGGCCTAGTGACAGCAAGAAGAAAGGTAAAGAGCCAATGACATGGAAGGAATCTGAGAAAGAGATTGAAATGCTAAATGTTGAGGTTTCTCATACTCAGCAGCATACACCAAAGCAAAGGAATACTAGGAAGCAAGGAAAGCGAAGCAGATCCTTGAAAGTTGTCTATGGAAAGGGCATTGCTTGTGTATCTGGGGAGCCAGGAATTGGCAAGACAGAGCTACTGCTCGAGTATGCATATCAATTCCATCAGCGCTACAAGATGGTCCTTTGGATTGGAGGTGAAAGCAGATACATTCGACAAAACTACTTGAACTTGTGGTCGTTTTTAGAAATTGATGTGGGGGTAGAAAGCTCACCTGAAAAAAGCAGGATAAAGAGCTTTGAAGAGCAAGAAGAGGCTGCTGTAGCTAGGGTTAGGAAAGAACTTATGCGAGACATTCCGTTCTTGCTGGTAATTGATAACTTGGAGAGTGAAAAGGACTGGTGGGACCACAAACTTATAATGGATTTGCTTCCCCGTTTTGGGGGTGAAACACATGTTCTCATATCCACGCGTCTCTCTCGGGTGATGAACATGGATCCAATCAAACTTAATTATCTGTCAGAGATTGAGGCAATGTCTTTGATGCAGGGCGCTGTGAAGGATTACCCGATTGCTGAAATTGATGCTTTGCGAGTTATTGAGGAAAAACTTAAAAGACTGACACTTGGCCTTGCTATTGTTGGAGCTATTCTTTCTGAACTTCCTATAAATCCTAGCAGGCTCTTGGATACCATCAACCGTATGCCTTTGAAGGAAATAATCTCGATTCGTCGGGAAAACCATCCACTGAGGCGAAACAATTTTCTTTTGCAACTTTTTGAAGTTTGTTTCTCGATATTTGACCATGCTGATGGACCAAGAAGTCTAGCAACAAGAATGGTTCTCGCAACCGGTTGGTTTGCTCCATCATCTATTCCAGTTTCTCTATTAGCTCTGGCTGCTCACAAGATACCGGAGAAATACCCACGAAGGAGGATATTGAAGAAAGTTTTATGTTCTTTAACTTGTGGTTTCTCATCATCATATGCTAGGAAATCAGAGGCAGAAGCATCTTCTCTTTTGTTGAGATTCAACATAGCAAGGACTTGTAGAAAGGAAGGCTACATTCAGTTCCACCAGCTTATCAGAATGTATGCTCGAAAAAGAGGGGTCATTGGAGTTGCACAAGCCACAGTACAAGCTGTTGTTAGTCGCGGTTTAATAGCCCAGCACTCTGAACACATATGGGCAGCATGCTTTTTGCTCTTCGGATTTGGGAGTGACCCGATGATAGTTGAGCTTAAAGTTTCTGAATTGCTGTTTCTCGTGAAAGAAGTGATTCTACCACTTGCCATTCGAACATTTATCACATTCTCACGCTGTAGTGCTGCTCTAGAACTTCTACGGCGTTGTACAGATGCATTAGAAGCGGCAGATCAAGCATTTGTCACTCCTGTTGACAAGTGGTTGGATAAATCACTTTGTTGGAGACCTATCCAGACAAATGCTCAATTAAATCCTTGCCTTTGGCAGGAACTTGCTTTATCAAGAGCGACGGTGCTCGAGATCAGGGCAAAATTAATGTTAAGAGGTGGACAGTTTGATATCGGCGATGATTTAATCAGGAAGGCTATTTTCATTAGAACTTCAATCTGCGGCGAGGACCATCCCGACACCATATCTGCTCATGAAACTCTCAGTAAACTTACAAGACTCCTTGCTAGTGTTCGAAATCATACATCAAATAGAAGTTAATTGTTTTAGAGTAGTTTAGCCAGAATTATAGAGAGTTATTGGAATAAGCTGGTTTAATAGTTCAAAGGATAGAATTTTTTATATTAATGAGTAGCCATACATCTTATTCAGATTATTTCCATGTCTTTTTGGTATGCAAATATCATTTCCGTTTTTGTCTCTGATGTTGCTATTCTTATCCTGCTTCCTGTTTATCGTATGTCTTTTACTTCTGCTTTCTGTTTGTTAGATCTTTCTTCTATTAACAGGGTTTGGAAATAATGTACTCAGCCACTGAAATTTATTAATGGTTAGGTATTCCATTCTTAGAAGATTTTATATCATTATCCTCTTCAAAAGGAAAGAATAGCTAAACCCAGCTAATTTAGAATTGAAAGCAAATGCCAGTCTCCATACTACTTGTTACTTTCTTACGTTGTTACCCGCAAAAGAAAGAAATACTTTTTCCTATCACGGAAACCTGAATAGTATAATACAGTTTCTTCAAGAACTTGTGATGTATGGCTAGTGTGAGAACTTGGCTGGCGTAGATAATATGCAGAAGATGTTCAGCACCTCGAGACATTTCAAAGTAGCAAAATTTGTCAGAAAGTCAGAATCCTTTCACTTGAAATGAGCAAGGTTTTGGGTAAGACTTTATCACCATAATATTTGCTCCAAGTATGTTTCTATTCCTTATAACTGTTGCTGCTAAGTATTATCTATGCATTTTGCGAGATTTCCCCATCTCTGTTTCCAAGACTCGCTAAATGACACTTATCAGCTAAGCCACACAAATTGGAGATGTCTTGCTAGTTGGTCGAATTCTTATCTAGTTCTATCTGGTCTCTGAAAGATTTTTTTACACTTGGATTGAAAAATAGTTAATTGTCTTTATACTAGTCTTCAATGTCTCTAGAATTCCAGATAAGATATTAGATGCACTGTCAGGATTATATTTATAACTTGCTTGATTTATCTTGAAAAGCAGCTGGTTCTTAGATCTTGTGGGACCGAGCTTTAAGTGAAATTCTGTCCAATAACTAATAAGTAGTTCGATCAAAGACTAGATTTCAATAATCATGTTTTGAAGGGTCAAGAAAATGTGCTGCGGCAAGTGCATTGTTCATGCAGACTTAACTGGCTAAGAAAGACTCCCTTTTTGTTACCAACCTTCTTCCCTTGCTTGGTGTTTTAGGTCTTCTTATCCAAGCGGACACTTTCGAATTATTTATCCTTTTGAGAAACTTTTCTTTTACTAGACATGCCCAAGTCACTATGAGATAATTCTTAAACATGCTACAAGTTGCTATTAAACATTATAAGGTGAAGGCATAGCATGTAGCtgcattattaaaaaaaaattagaacaaTATCGGCCTTTGCAGTACTCTTCTTTTATTTGGCTACAAGGAAGTAAATGCGTTGTTCATCCATTCTTTAATGTTGACATGGAAGCCTATACTTGTCGAAGATAAAAGTAGTCGTGTGCCTTATCTGTGACTTTGCTGGTGTTTTGTATCAGCTATTGTACTTTTACCTCGATGTCATTTCAGGATCTTTCTGGATAATTCAACAAGACCTGCACAGTTTATGGCTCTTGATATTGGTCACTATATCTCTTATTAGACAGTTTGGCCAGTCAAGCACTTAAGCCTGTTAGATTGCTTA
The DNA window shown above is from Nicotiana tomentosiformis chromosome 8, ASM39032v3, whole genome shotgun sequence and carries:
- the LOC104114421 gene encoding uncharacterized protein is translated as MDLRDESSRFGSLPSTASRNLSSSSSTFFSANQSPFFSPKSPKSLISTYSDNQFRDSDVTSGALDTSLGIPGPESFANARLSDAYPVALASAVNDLQKLDFASSSTSISKSTIASYNIGPEHEYLRPRGKQKKSGRTQETCVTPTSTSSLSNRVRSCDVYIGFHGRKPLLLRFMNWLRAELEIQGLSCFVTDRARCRNSRKHGMVERVMDACTYGVVILTKKSFRNPYTIEELRFFSSKKNLVPVYFDLRPEDCLVRDIIERRGEHWEKHGGELWLLYGGLEKEWRDAVNGLLRVDEWKLEAHDGRWRECILRAVTLLALRLGRRSVVDRLSKWREKAEKEEFPFPRNENFVGRKKELSELEFRLFGDVSGDAEKDYIELKARPKRKNVTISWSRSNSINERRFERPSDSKKKGKEPMTWKESEKEIEMLNVEVSHTQQHTPKQRNTRKQGKRSRSLKVVYGKGIACVSGEPGIGKTELLLEYAYQFHQRYKMVLWIGGESRYIRQNYLNLWSFLEIDVGVESSPEKSRIKSFEEQEEAAVARVRKELMRDIPFLLVIDNLESEKDWWDHKLIMDLLPRFGGETHVLISTRLSRVMNMDPIKLNYLSEIEAMSLMQGAVKDYPIAEIDALRVIEEKLKRLTLGLAIVGAILSELPINPSRLLDTINRMPLKEIISIRRENHPLRRNNFLLQLFEVCFSIFDHADGPRSLATRMVLATGWFAPSSIPVSLLALAAHKIPEKYPRRRILKKVLCSLTCGFSSSYARKSEAEASSLLLRFNIARTCRKEGYIQFHQLIRMYARKRGVIGVAQATVQAVVSRGLIAQHSEHIWAACFLLFGFGSDPMIVELKVSELLFLVKEVILPLAIRTFITFSRCSAALELLRRCTDALEAADQAFVTPVDKWLDKSLCWRPIQTNAQLNPCLWQELALSRATVLEIRAKLMLRGGQFDIGDDLIRKAIFIRTSICGEDHPDTISAHETLSKLTRLLASVRNHTSNRS